In the genome of Pseudomonas bubulae, one region contains:
- a CDS encoding methionine gamma-lyase, protein MNDKNNNFGFSTRAIHYGYNPLEHNGAVIPPVYMTSTFAFATAEYGAGCFSGEEHGHFYTRISNPTLALLEARMAALENGEAGVAFSSGMGAIAATFWTLLRPGDEIIVNRTLYGCTFALLHHGIGEFGVVVKHVDMANPAELQAAISPATRMIYFETPANPNMQLVDIPAVSRIAHTHDNLLVVIDNTYCTPYLQRPLELGADVVVHSATKYLSGHSDITAGMVVTSQLLADRIRLQGLKDLTGAVLSPHDAHLLMRGIKTLALRMDRHCSSAQAIAHMLQDHPAVEWVAYPGLPSFPQYELASRQMKLPGGMIAFELKGGMAAGQRFMNALQLFSRAVSLGGAESLAQHPASMTHSTYTLEERARHGISEGLVRLAVGLEDVADLLADINQAL, encoded by the coding sequence ATGAACGATAAGAACAACAACTTCGGCTTTTCTACTCGCGCCATCCACTACGGTTATAACCCGCTGGAACACAACGGCGCGGTAATCCCCCCTGTTTATATGACCTCAACCTTTGCCTTTGCCACGGCCGAATACGGCGCAGGCTGTTTTTCCGGTGAAGAGCACGGGCATTTTTACACCCGCATTTCCAACCCCACCCTGGCCCTGCTGGAAGCACGCATGGCGGCGCTGGAAAACGGCGAAGCGGGTGTGGCGTTCAGTTCCGGCATGGGCGCGATCGCCGCAACATTCTGGACCCTGCTGCGGCCCGGCGATGAAATCATCGTCAACCGCACCTTGTATGGCTGCACCTTTGCCCTGCTGCACCACGGCATCGGTGAATTCGGGGTGGTAGTCAAACATGTGGACATGGCCAACCCGGCCGAACTGCAAGCCGCGATCAGCCCTGCAACCCGCATGATCTACTTCGAGACGCCGGCCAACCCGAATATGCAACTGGTGGACATCCCTGCCGTCTCGCGGATTGCCCACACACATGACAACCTGCTCGTGGTGATCGACAACACCTACTGCACGCCCTATCTGCAGCGCCCACTGGAACTGGGCGCCGACGTGGTGGTGCATTCGGCCACCAAGTACTTGAGCGGGCACAGTGATATCACCGCTGGCATGGTAGTCACCAGCCAGCTCCTGGCTGACCGGATCCGTCTGCAAGGCTTGAAGGACCTGACCGGGGCAGTCTTGTCGCCCCATGATGCACATTTGCTGATGCGCGGTATCAAGACCCTGGCCCTGCGCATGGATCGCCATTGCAGCAGCGCCCAGGCCATTGCGCATATGTTGCAGGATCACCCTGCCGTGGAATGGGTGGCCTACCCCGGCCTGCCCTCTTTCCCGCAATACGAGCTGGCATCCCGGCAGATGAAACTGCCGGGGGGCATGATTGCCTTTGAGCTCAAGGGCGGCATGGCTGCAGGACAGCGCTTTATGAATGCCCTGCAATTGTTCAGCCGTGCGGTCAGCCTGGGGGGGGCCGAGTCACTGGCACAGCATCCCGCGAGCATGACCCACTCTACCTACACCCTGGAGGAACGGGCACGACACGGAATAAGTGAAGGATTGGTGCGCCTGGCGGTGGGGCTGGAGGATGTCGCCGATTTGCTGGCGGATATCAATCAGGCGTTGTAG
- a CDS encoding MFS transporter, with protein MGKEQNTTERLPMGALLALAMTGFICIVTETLPAGLLPQISSGLQVSSALAGQMVTVYALGSLLAAIPLTIATQGWRRRNVLLLTIVGFLLFNSITAWSSQYGVTLIARFFAGASAGLAWSLLAGYARRMVAPQLQGRAMAVAMVGTPIALSLGVPLGTWLGALVGWRTAFGLMSALTLVLMAWVVLKVPDYPGQSASQRIGLRQVLLTPGVRSVLAVVLTWMLAHNMLYTYIAPFVASAGLADKVDIVLLVFGLAALLGIWLTGRLVDRHLRKAVMACLATFAAISLLFGFFSQSVAVVYAGIFVWGLSFGGAATLLQTALADAAGEGADVALSMNVVVWNSAIAAGALTGGILLDQFGVNVFPWVLLVLLLVGLGIVFSARAHGFPQGHRQAGAAVVGH; from the coding sequence ATGGGCAAAGAGCAAAACACCACTGAGCGATTACCCATGGGCGCGCTGCTGGCGCTGGCCATGACCGGTTTTATTTGCATTGTTACCGAGACCTTACCCGCAGGCCTGTTGCCGCAAATCAGCAGCGGCCTGCAAGTGTCATCGGCGCTGGCGGGGCAGATGGTTACGGTCTACGCGCTGGGCTCCCTGCTGGCGGCGATCCCGTTGACCATCGCGACCCAGGGCTGGCGGCGTCGCAACGTACTGCTGCTGACGATTGTCGGGTTTCTGCTGTTCAATTCGATTACCGCGTGGTCGTCTCAGTACGGCGTGACCCTGATTGCACGTTTTTTTGCCGGCGCATCAGCCGGGTTGGCCTGGAGCCTGCTGGCAGGTTATGCGCGGCGCATGGTTGCCCCGCAGTTGCAGGGCCGGGCCATGGCGGTGGCGATGGTGGGCACGCCGATTGCCCTGTCACTGGGTGTGCCATTGGGCACCTGGCTGGGTGCGCTGGTAGGGTGGCGTACGGCATTTGGCCTGATGTCGGCCTTGACCCTGGTGCTGATGGCCTGGGTAGTGCTCAAGGTGCCTGATTACCCAGGGCAGTCTGCTTCGCAACGTATCGGCTTGCGACAGGTGCTGCTGACACCGGGAGTGCGCTCCGTGCTTGCCGTGGTACTGACCTGGATGCTGGCGCACAACATGCTCTACACCTATATCGCGCCTTTCGTGGCATCGGCGGGCCTTGCCGATAAGGTCGATATTGTGTTGCTGGTCTTCGGATTGGCGGCGCTGCTGGGAATCTGGCTGACCGGGCGACTGGTAGACCGGCATCTGCGCAAGGCAGTCATGGCTTGCCTGGCGACATTTGCTGCGATTTCGCTGCTGTTCGGTTTCTTCTCGCAGTCGGTGGCTGTCGTATATGCAGGGATTTTTGTTTGGGGGTTGTCCTTCGGCGGTGCCGCCACCCTGCTGCAAACCGCTCTGGCCGATGCGGCAGGCGAGGGCGCCGATGTTGCGTTGTCGATGAACGTGGTGGTGTGGAACAGCGCCATTGCCGCGGGGGCATTGACCGGTGGCATATTGCTCGATCAATTCGGGGTGAACGTCTTCCCCTGGGTGTTGCTGGTGTTGTTGCTGGTCGGGCTGGGGATCGTGTTCAGTGCCCGTGCCCATGGTTTCCCGCAAGGGCACCGGCAGGCGGGGGCGGCGGTTGTCGGTCATTAG
- a CDS encoding Lrp/AsnC family transcriptional regulator, which produces MPNALDRTDKALLCALQGNARLTVAELAESVSLTTSPCWRRVKMLEESGIITGYQAVLSPKELGYGVTAFVSIMMASHSQELARSFEQRLLEIPEIVACHNVSGRYDFLLEVVARDLESFGEFAREVLQTLPAVKEIYSSFSYKSVKPRREVPVEG; this is translated from the coding sequence ATGCCAAACGCTCTGGACAGAACCGATAAAGCCTTGCTTTGCGCACTGCAGGGCAATGCCCGACTTACCGTTGCAGAGTTGGCCGAGAGTGTCTCACTGACCACCTCGCCGTGTTGGCGACGGGTCAAAATGCTGGAAGAGAGCGGGATCATTACGGGCTATCAGGCGGTTCTTTCGCCAAAGGAACTGGGATACGGGGTCACGGCGTTTGTCAGCATCATGATGGCCTCTCACTCGCAAGAACTGGCCAGAAGCTTTGAACAACGGTTATTGGAAATTCCCGAAATCGTCGCGTGTCACAACGTGTCGGGTCGTTACGACTTTTTATTGGAAGTCGTGGCCAGGGATCTTGAATCCTTTGGCGAATTTGCCCGTGAAGTCCTGCAGACATTGCCCGCGGTCAAAGAGATTTACTCGAGTTTTTCGTATAAGTCGGTCAAGCCAAGGCGAGAGGTGCCTGTTGAAGGTTGA
- a CDS encoding YbjQ family protein produces MIITTTHSIDGRKATEYLGIVSAESVHGINVVRDFFTGVRDFFGGRSQTLERALKEARAEVTDEIRDRAKAMGADAIMGLGFEISMPSGRGGMLVVFATGTAVRLN; encoded by the coding sequence ATGATCATCACCACCACACACAGCATTGACGGCAGAAAAGCCACTGAATACCTGGGGATTGTCAGTGCCGAATCGGTTCACGGCATCAATGTGGTACGAGATTTTTTTACCGGAGTACGCGACTTTTTTGGTGGGCGCTCTCAGACGCTGGAGCGAGCACTGAAAGAAGCGCGAGCAGAGGTCACGGACGAAATTCGAGACAGGGCCAAAGCCATGGGAGCGGATGCGATTATGGGGCTGGGGTTTGAAATCAGCATGCCGTCAGGGCGTGGCGGCATGCTGGTGGTGTTTGCCACGGGCACGGCTGTGCGCTTGAACTGA
- a CDS encoding TetR/AcrR family transcriptional regulator: protein MSNHKIEIRRSNVEKILLGAEKVFAEKGFAGTAMADIAAQVQLPRSNLHYYFSTKTDLYSAVLLGLLEVWKQDALCFETYDDPRLVLSSYIRAKMHHSRTRPHGSKVWANEMIHGAPTLGLALDASLYDWAKIKEAKIRQWVQDKRILPVEPSSLLYMIWASTQHYADFDHQVMIINDHQPLSDIQFERAVQTVTSVILRGIGLEP from the coding sequence ATGAGCAATCACAAGATCGAAATTCGACGCAGCAATGTCGAAAAAATCCTTCTGGGGGCTGAAAAGGTTTTTGCCGAAAAAGGCTTTGCCGGTACGGCGATGGCGGACATTGCGGCGCAAGTCCAGTTGCCACGTTCCAACCTGCATTACTACTTCAGCACCAAGACGGATCTTTACAGCGCGGTATTGCTGGGGTTGCTGGAAGTGTGGAAACAGGATGCGCTGTGTTTCGAGACCTACGACGATCCTCGTCTGGTATTGAGCAGTTACATTCGTGCCAAAATGCACCACTCACGTACCCGGCCCCATGGCTCCAAAGTCTGGGCCAATGAAATGATCCATGGCGCCCCGACCCTGGGTCTTGCGCTTGATGCCAGTTTGTATGACTGGGCCAAGATCAAGGAGGCGAAAATTCGCCAATGGGTGCAAGACAAGCGAATCCTGCCTGTTGAGCCGTCCAGCCTGCTGTATATGATCTGGGCATCAACTCAGCATTACGCTGACTTTGACCATCAAGTGATGATCATCAACGATCACCAGCCGTTGTCCGATATCCAGTTTGAACGTGCGGTGCAGACCGTCACCAGCGTGATCCTGCGCGGGATCGGGCTGGAGCCGTAA
- a CDS encoding LysR family transcriptional regulator encodes MNMRFLLTFVWVARLGSFRLTAEKLSSTQAAISSRISVLETELGVQLFQRDSRGVNLTREGHQVLGYAEEMLATQQRLLQSLGQADRFAGRLRIGVMDTVIHSWLSDLISALSRDYPQVEVELTADTALNLNEQLLKGQLDLIFQTDLLRADGVRNVQLASYPLSWIVARDAALNRSYRDLADLCEERLLTFSRLSRPHQDMLNFLHQHDIAAPRISCINSVAAIIKLVADGFGIGALPPVLVSRELQSGAMIALPIETAPGFAVYASWRTGAGLELNEAVVNLSQAVVAEYQHSVEPGHFVLPGI; translated from the coding sequence ATGAACATGCGATTTCTTCTGACATTCGTCTGGGTAGCGCGCCTTGGCAGTTTTCGGCTGACCGCCGAAAAGTTATCCAGTACCCAGGCAGCGATTTCGAGCCGCATTTCAGTCCTCGAAACCGAGCTTGGCGTGCAGTTGTTCCAGCGCGATTCCCGTGGCGTCAACCTCACCCGTGAAGGCCATCAGGTGCTGGGTTACGCCGAAGAAATGCTGGCCACCCAGCAACGCCTTCTGCAATCGCTGGGGCAGGCGGACAGGTTTGCCGGGCGCCTGCGCATCGGCGTGATGGACACGGTTATCCATAGCTGGCTGAGCGATCTGATCAGTGCGCTGAGCCGCGATTACCCCCAGGTAGAGGTTGAACTGACCGCCGATACGGCGCTGAACCTTAATGAACAATTGCTTAAAGGTCAGCTGGATCTGATTTTTCAGACGGATTTATTGCGTGCCGACGGCGTGCGCAATGTACAGCTGGCCAGTTACCCGTTGAGTTGGATTGTGGCCAGGGACGCAGCCCTGAACCGCAGCTACCGTGACCTGGCGGATCTTTGCGAGGAGCGCTTGCTGACCTTTTCACGCTTGTCGCGGCCGCATCAGGACATGCTCAATTTTCTGCACCAGCACGATATTGCCGCGCCACGCATCAGTTGCATCAACTCGGTGGCGGCGATTATCAAACTGGTGGCGGACGGCTTTGGCATCGGTGCCCTGCCGCCGGTACTGGTCAGCCGCGAACTGCAGAGCGGGGCCATGATTGCGTTGCCGATCGAGACTGCACCGGGCTTTGCGGTATACGCCAGTTGGCGCACGGGGGCGGGGCTGGAGCTGAATGAGGCGGTGGTCAACCTGAGTCAGGCGGTTGTTGCCGAGTACCAACACAGCGTTGAGCCTGGGCATTTTGTGCTGCCGGGCATCTGA
- the ppnN gene encoding nucleotide 5'-monophosphate nucleosidase PpnN: MVQRQVINASVSPKGSLETLSQREVQQLSEVGSGTSYTLFRQCVLAILNTGAHVDNAKTILEAYQDFEVRIHQQDRGVRLELLNAPADAFVDGEMIASTREMLFSALRDIVYTQSGLDSPRIDLSSSAGITDYVFHLLRNARTLRPGVEPKIVVCWGGHSINTEEYKYTKKVGHELGLRSLDICTGCGPGVMKGPMKGATISHAKQRLTGGRYLGLTEPGIIAAEAPNPIVNELVILPDIEKRLEAFVRVGHGVIIFPGGAGTAEEFLYLLGILMHPENKDVPFPVVLTGPKEAEPYLQQLHEFVGATLGEEAQQQYQIIIDNPAEVARHMTAGLKAVKQFRRERNDAFHFNWLLKIDEGFQRPFDPTHANMASLKLRSDMPAHELAINLRQAFSGIVSGNVKEKGIHLIEQYGPYEIHGDAAVMKPLDKLLQAFVEQHRMKLPGGAAYEPCYRVVS; the protein is encoded by the coding sequence ATGGTCCAAAGACAAGTCATCAACGCCTCGGTCAGCCCGAAAGGCAGCCTGGAAACACTTTCCCAACGTGAAGTACAACAGCTGAGCGAGGTTGGCTCAGGCACCAGCTACACGCTTTTCCGCCAGTGCGTACTGGCTATCCTCAACACCGGCGCTCACGTCGATAACGCCAAGACCATCCTTGAGGCCTATCAGGACTTCGAGGTGCGGATTCACCAGCAAGACCGCGGCGTGCGGCTTGAACTGCTCAACGCCCCTGCCGATGCATTTGTCGATGGCGAAATGATCGCCAGTACCCGTGAAATGCTCTTCAGCGCCCTGCGCGACATCGTCTACACCCAGAGCGGCCTGGACAGCCCACGCATTGACCTGAGCAGCTCGGCGGGCATCACCGACTACGTGTTCCACTTGCTGCGCAATGCCCGCACGTTGCGCCCGGGCGTCGAACCGAAAATCGTGGTGTGCTGGGGTGGCCACTCCATCAATACCGAAGAGTACAAATACACCAAAAAGGTCGGCCACGAACTGGGCCTGCGCAGCCTGGATATCTGTACCGGCTGCGGTCCCGGTGTGATGAAAGGGCCAATGAAGGGCGCCACCATTTCCCACGCCAAACAACGTCTGACCGGTGGCCGCTATCTGGGCCTGACCGAGCCGGGCATCATTGCTGCCGAAGCGCCGAATCCCATCGTCAATGAACTGGTCATTCTGCCGGATATCGAAAAGCGTCTTGAGGCCTTTGTGCGGGTCGGTCACGGGGTGATTATCTTCCCGGGCGGTGCTGGCACGGCAGAAGAATTCCTGTACCTGCTGGGCATTCTGATGCACCCGGAGAACAAAGATGTGCCGTTCCCGGTTGTCCTGACCGGCCCCAAGGAAGCCGAACCCTATCTGCAGCAACTGCATGAGTTTGTCGGCGCTACCCTGGGTGAAGAAGCGCAACAGCAGTATCAGATCATCATCGACAACCCGGCCGAAGTGGCCCGTCATATGACCGCCGGGCTCAAGGCGGTTAAACAATTCCGCCGCGAGCGCAACGACGCTTTCCACTTCAACTGGTTACTGAAAATCGACGAAGGCTTTCAGCGCCCGTTCGACCCGACCCACGCCAACATGGCCAGCCTGAAACTGCGCAGCGACATGCCAGCACATGAATTGGCCATCAACCTGCGTCAGGCCTTCTCCGGGATTGTGTCGGGTAACGTAAAAGAGAAAGGCATCCATCTGATCGAGCAATACGGGCCTTACGAGATCCACGGTGACGCTGCCGTGATGAAACCTCTGGACAAACTGCTGCAGGCATTTGTTGAGCAGCATCGTATGAAACTGCCAGGCGGTGCGGCCTATGAGCCGTGCTATCGCGTCGTAAGCTGA
- a CDS encoding DUF969 domain-containing protein, whose product MQTVVNLWPLIGVFVIIIGFVLRFNPLLVVSAAAIVTGLAANFPLEKIISEMGEGFLQTRALQLILLLPLAVIGLLERHGLRLHAQNWIASFQRATVGRLLIMYLFVRETTAAVGLTSLGGHPQMVRPLLAPMAEGAAENKYGKLPAPVRQKVLAMCAATDNIGLFFGEDVFVAFGAIALMHTFLLGSGLDVEPLHIAFWGIPTAICAFIVHALRLYRFDLMLERSMAEVAREEVDAAQELAR is encoded by the coding sequence ATGCAAACCGTCGTAAACCTTTGGCCCTTGATTGGCGTGTTCGTCATCATCATCGGCTTTGTGCTGCGCTTTAACCCACTGTTGGTGGTCAGCGCGGCGGCTATCGTCACCGGCCTTGCGGCCAACTTCCCGCTGGAAAAAATCATCAGTGAAATGGGTGAAGGCTTCCTGCAAACCCGCGCCCTGCAATTGATTCTGCTGCTGCCCCTGGCCGTGATCGGCCTGCTGGAGCGTCACGGCCTGCGTCTGCACGCGCAAAACTGGATCGCCAGCTTCCAGCGCGCAACGGTCGGCCGGTTGCTGATTATGTACCTGTTCGTGCGTGAGACCACCGCTGCTGTAGGCCTGACCAGTCTGGGCGGGCATCCGCAAATGGTCCGCCCGCTGCTGGCCCCGATGGCCGAGGGCGCAGCCGAGAACAAGTACGGCAAGCTGCCTGCTCCTGTGCGGCAGAAAGTCCTGGCCATGTGTGCCGCCACCGACAACATCGGCTTGTTTTTTGGTGAAGACGTGTTTGTGGCCTTCGGCGCAATCGCACTGATGCACACCTTCCTGCTGGGTTCGGGGCTTGATGTCGAGCCGCTGCACATCGCTTTCTGGGGAATTCCGACGGCGATTTGCGCCTTTATCGTGCATGCCCTGCGCCTGTATCGCTTTGACCTGATGCTGGAGCGCAGCATGGCCGAAGTTGCCCGGGAAGAAGTTGACGCAGCTCAGGAGCTGGCACGATGA
- the csrA gene encoding carbon storage regulator CsrA has protein sequence MLILTRKVGESINIGDDITITILGVSGQQVRIGINAPKDVAVHREEIYQRIQAGLNAPEKNEQP, from the coding sequence ATGCTGATACTCACCCGCAAAGTTGGTGAAAGCATAAACATCGGTGACGATATTACGATCACTATTTTAGGTGTCAGCGGACAACAGGTCAGAATCGGCATCAATGCGCCGAAGGATGTAGCCGTTCACCGTGAAGAAATTTACCAACGTATCCAGGCCGGCCTGAATGCACCTGAAAAGAACGAACAGCCATAA
- a CDS encoding glycoside hydrolase family 19 protein encodes MLNREVMLQLFPKSTACVDLYLPLVQAVSRQVLINTPRRLAAFLAQVGHESAGFTVLVENLNYSAGGLAATWGSRFAQKDGEGQYITVTDGNRSRRVPNADALMLQRRPQAIANRVYSNRLGNGSEASGEGWLYRGRGLIQVTGKTNYCQCSQGLFGDERLLTSPQLLQEWQWAVASAGWYWNSRSINTLADGEDFERVTRAINGGLNGHAQRAALYRKALVLLHA; translated from the coding sequence ATGTTGAACCGCGAAGTAATGCTCCAGCTGTTCCCCAAAAGTACGGCCTGCGTCGATCTGTATTTGCCCCTTGTGCAGGCCGTTAGCCGTCAAGTGTTGATCAATACCCCCCGACGCCTTGCTGCATTTCTAGCTCAGGTAGGCCATGAAAGTGCAGGGTTCACGGTACTTGTCGAAAACCTTAATTACAGTGCCGGTGGCCTCGCGGCCACCTGGGGCTCCCGCTTTGCGCAGAAGGATGGCGAAGGTCAATACATTACCGTAACGGACGGCAATCGCTCCCGGCGCGTACCCAATGCTGACGCGCTTATGCTTCAGCGCCGGCCGCAGGCAATTGCAAACCGGGTCTACAGCAACCGCCTGGGCAATGGCTCAGAGGCGTCGGGGGAAGGCTGGTTATATCGGGGCAGGGGATTGATTCAAGTCACCGGTAAAACAAACTACTGCCAGTGCAGCCAGGGGTTGTTCGGGGATGAGCGCTTGCTCACCAGCCCGCAACTGCTGCAAGAGTGGCAATGGGCAGTGGCGTCGGCGGGCTGGTACTGGAACTCGCGCAGTATAAATACCCTGGCAGACGGGGAGGATTTCGAACGCGTGACAAGGGCTATCAATGGTGGTCTCAATGGTCACGCCCAGCGTGCGGCGCTATACCGCAAGGCACTGGTTTTATTGCACGCCTGA
- the pcp gene encoding pyroglutamyl-peptidase I, whose amino-acid sequence MRTVLLTGFEPFDQDTVNPSWEAVRLLDGTLQGDMQIIARQLPCTFAGAPERLSQLLQEFTPTLVIAVGLGPGRTDICIERVAININDARIPDNLGYQPIDTPVVAQGPAAYFSTLPLKAMVRAIRAGGIPASVSHTAGTFVCNQVFYCLQHALAGTGVRGGFIHVPPLPEQAVVAGGPSMALATQVEGLRIAVITALNTEDDVLEGGGQVS is encoded by the coding sequence ATGCGCACTGTACTGCTGACCGGTTTCGAACCGTTCGACCAAGACACCGTCAACCCGTCCTGGGAGGCCGTACGCCTTCTGGACGGCACCTTGCAGGGCGATATGCAGATCATCGCCCGTCAGTTGCCCTGTACGTTCGCCGGAGCGCCCGAGCGACTGAGCCAACTTCTGCAGGAGTTCACCCCGACGCTGGTGATCGCCGTCGGGCTTGGCCCCGGTCGCACGGACATCTGCATCGAGCGGGTAGCGATCAATATCAACGACGCCCGCATCCCTGACAACCTTGGCTATCAGCCGATCGATACACCCGTGGTGGCGCAAGGGCCAGCGGCGTATTTCAGTACCTTGCCGCTCAAGGCAATGGTGCGGGCGATCAGGGCCGGCGGGATTCCCGCGTCGGTTTCCCATACGGCGGGCACCTTTGTCTGCAATCAGGTGTTCTATTGCCTACAGCATGCATTGGCCGGGACCGGCGTACGCGGTGGTTTTATCCACGTCCCGCCTCTGCCGGAACAGGCGGTGGTGGCTGGTGGCCCGTCCATGGCACTGGCCACCCAGGTGGAAGGGTTGCGCATCGCCGTAATCACGGCCCTGAATACCGAAGATGATGTACTTGAAGGTGGTGGCCAGGTCAGCTGA
- a CDS encoding DUF3087 family protein: protein MFEIKPINPETYRQQTRRSTLYIALTFVLLALLLSGVLVMVLGVAGGDNFRLNLAGVIVALITTFLLVRYLFWSQPWMAPAVYGWQLKRSLMKVTNVMHHVTAGVMAGDVAAMKLLRFYHLGVTQMYQLDANSSALSQMVREIDLHKARLEALGIDTGQTRLDPQWIDAVKKFAPLK, encoded by the coding sequence ATGTTCGAGATAAAGCCGATTAACCCCGAGACATATCGTCAGCAAACTCGCCGCAGTACGCTGTATATCGCGTTGACGTTTGTCTTGCTGGCGCTGCTGTTGTCAGGTGTGCTGGTCATGGTTTTGGGTGTCGCCGGTGGCGACAATTTTCGCCTGAATCTGGCCGGGGTCATTGTTGCCCTGATCACGACCTTCCTGCTGGTGCGCTACCTGTTCTGGTCTCAACCCTGGATGGCGCCCGCAGTCTACGGCTGGCAACTCAAGCGTAGCCTGATGAAGGTCACCAATGTCATGCATCACGTAACGGCGGGAGTCATGGCGGGGGATGTGGCGGCGATGAAGCTGCTGCGCTTCTATCATCTGGGCGTGACCCAGATGTACCAGCTGGACGCCAATTCCAGCGCGTTAAGCCAAATGGTTCGCGAGATCGATTTGCACAAGGCACGTCTTGAAGCACTGGGCATCGACACCGGGCAGACCCGGCTCGATCCGCAGTGGATTGATGCGGTGAAAAAGTTTGCGCCGCTGAAGTAA
- a CDS encoding DUF1269 domain-containing protein, whose protein sequence is MSDLIVVGFSDTEKADRALTKMVSLSKEHLVELEDAVIVVRNAEGKIHIKQSVNLTAIGATSGLVTGGLWGALVGLLFLNPLAGFAIGGALGAGTGALSGSLSDYGIDDDFIKSLSETIPNDSSALFVLLRKFQPEKVLKELEDSDFKGKVLRTSLSPEQEQKLQDALSKTTAGVPLAKTV, encoded by the coding sequence ATGTCCGATTTAATCGTAGTGGGATTTTCAGACACCGAAAAAGCAGATCGTGCCCTCACCAAGATGGTTTCGCTGAGCAAGGAGCATCTGGTCGAGCTGGAAGATGCGGTGATTGTGGTGCGTAATGCCGAAGGCAAGATCCATATCAAGCAAAGCGTTAACCTGACAGCGATCGGGGCTACTTCAGGCCTGGTCACCGGCGGCCTGTGGGGCGCACTGGTCGGGCTGCTGTTTCTCAACCCGCTGGCAGGCTTTGCCATCGGCGGCGCACTGGGTGCCGGTACCGGCGCTTTGTCGGGCTCATTGAGCGATTACGGGATCGATGATGATTTCATCAAGTCATTGAGCGAGACCATTCCGAATGATTCCTCGGCCCTGTTCGTTCTGCTGCGCAAATTCCAGCCGGAAAAAGTGCTGAAGGAACTGGAAGACTCGGACTTCAAGGGCAAGGTCCTGCGTACCTCCCTGTCCCCGGAACAAGAGCAAAAACTGCAGGACGCGCTGTCCAAAACCACTGCAGGCGTACCTTTGGCGAAAACGGTTTAA
- a CDS encoding DUF979 domain-containing protein: MIISIEYFYWLAGVLLLITAGMILTDRTHPKRWTSGLFWALFAMVFLIGDRLSPFVVGIGVLVMAGIAGIGGVGRGTHAELHVKAARASAGRLGHKLFIPALSIPLVTVIGSILLKNTQIGGVPLLDPKNTTFVSLGIGCMVALVLACILTRDTPLQGLRESRRLTEALGWTMVLPQMLAMLGLLFNDAGVGTAVAHVTTAYINMDYRLVAVMVYVLGMALFTVIMGNGFAAFPVMTGGVGVPVLVGIYDANPAVMAAIGMFSGYCGTLMTPMAANFNIVPVALLELPDKYAVIKAQMPTALMMLVVNIVLLYVLM; the protein is encoded by the coding sequence ATGATTATTTCTATTGAGTACTTCTACTGGCTGGCGGGAGTGCTGCTGCTGATCACCGCGGGCATGATCCTGACAGACCGCACCCACCCCAAACGCTGGACCAGTGGCCTGTTCTGGGCGTTGTTCGCCATGGTGTTCCTGATTGGCGATCGCCTTTCGCCGTTCGTGGTAGGTATTGGCGTGCTGGTCATGGCCGGCATTGCCGGCATTGGCGGTGTTGGCCGAGGCACCCACGCCGAGTTGCATGTCAAGGCTGCACGGGCCAGTGCTGGCCGTCTGGGGCACAAGCTGTTTATCCCGGCCCTGTCGATTCCGCTGGTGACCGTGATCGGTTCGATCCTGCTGAAAAACACCCAGATCGGTGGCGTACCGCTGCTTGACCCGAAAAACACCACGTTCGTGTCCCTGGGCATCGGCTGCATGGTGGCCCTGGTTCTGGCCTGCATCCTGACCCGTGATACGCCGCTGCAAGGCCTGCGTGAATCGCGCCGCCTGACCGAAGCCCTGGGCTGGACCATGGTGCTGCCGCAAATGCTGGCCATGCTTGGCCTGCTGTTCAATGACGCCGGGGTCGGTACCGCCGTTGCTCATGTCACCACCGCTTATATCAACATGGACTATCGCCTGGTAGCGGTGATGGTCTACGTGCTGGGCATGGCGCTGTTCACGGTCATCATGGGCAACGGTTTTGCTGCATTCCCGGTCATGACCGGCGGGGTCGGCGTGCCGGTACTGGTCGGCATCTACGATGCCAACCCGGCTGTCATGGCGGCAATCGGCATGTTTTCCGGCTACTGCGGCACGCTGATGACGCCAATGGCAGCCAACTTCAATATCGTGCCCGTGGCCCTGCTGGAGCTGCCGGACAAATACGCCGTGATCAAGGCTCAAATGCCCACCGCTCTGATGATGCTGGTGGTCAATATCGTGCTTCTTTACGTACTGATGTGA